One segment of Nostoc piscinale CENA21 DNA contains the following:
- a CDS encoding glycine betaine ABC transporter substrate-binding protein produces MKRFLIFFILTFTLVVAIAACNPSANNTTGDIVVASKDFTEQDILGELLAQQIEATTKLKVVRRPRLGGSFVCHNAILAGKIDAYIEYTGTAFTGILKQKAVNDPKVVYEKLKQAYSQQFKLEVMPSLGFENTFAMVIRGEDAKKYNIQTLSQAAQYTPQWRGGFGYEFLERDDGFPGLAKTYDLRFSKSPQIMDLGLIYRALIQKQVDMVAGNSTDGQITRLGLAVLKDDKQYFPPYEATPIIRQETLNKYPELRSAIAQLSGKISADEMRQLNYLVEGELQNIKEVVREFLKSKGLGSRTDAVASTLTRTSNGKPAG; encoded by the coding sequence ATGAAAAGATTTTTAATATTTTTTATTTTAACTTTTACTTTAGTAGTGGCGATCGCAGCTTGTAACCCTAGTGCGAATAATACCACGGGCGATATTGTTGTTGCTTCTAAAGATTTTACCGAACAAGATATTTTAGGTGAATTATTAGCCCAACAAATTGAAGCAACAACTAAGCTTAAAGTTGTCCGTCGTCCCCGTTTAGGCGGTTCTTTTGTTTGTCATAATGCTATCCTGGCGGGGAAAATAGACGCTTATATTGAATACACTGGTACAGCTTTTACTGGTATTTTAAAACAAAAAGCTGTCAATGACCCGAAAGTAGTTTATGAGAAATTAAAACAAGCATACTCCCAACAATTTAAGCTGGAAGTAATGCCTAGTTTGGGTTTTGAAAATACTTTTGCAATGGTAATTCGGGGTGAAGATGCCAAGAAATATAATATTCAAACTTTATCTCAAGCTGCACAATATACACCCCAATGGCGCGGCGGTTTTGGCTATGAATTTTTAGAACGTGACGATGGTTTTCCTGGGTTAGCTAAAACTTACGATTTGCGTTTTTCTAAATCACCGCAAATTATGGACTTGGGTTTAATATATCGCGCCTTAATACAAAAACAAGTAGATATGGTAGCGGGAAATTCTACTGATGGACAAATTACTCGTTTGGGTTTGGCTGTGTTAAAGGATGATAAACAATACTTTCCCCCTTACGAAGCTACGCCAATTATCAGACAAGAAACGTTAAATAAATACCCGGAATTAAGAAGTGCGATCGCTCAACTTTCTGGTAAAATTTCCGCAGATGAAATGCGGCAGTTAAATTATTTAGTTGAAGGCGAATTACAAAATATTAAAGAGGTTGTGCGTGAGTTTCTTAAATCTAAGGGTTTAGGTTCACGCACAGACGCGGTAGCGTCTACTCTTACGAGAACGTCTAACGGCAAACCCGCAGGATAG
- a CDS encoding ABC transporter permease translates to MKDFFLIKYAPEILQHTLEHLFLVGIAITIATLVGIPLGILITRQTHLRQPILGIANVLQTIPSLALFGLLIPVPIIGGIGVIPAIVALTLYSFLPIIRNTYTGITSVDPAIIEAGRGMGMTDQELLLQVEIPLAMSVILAGVRVAAVIGIGIATIAAAIGAGGLGVFIFRGIAVVNNDLILAGAVPAAVIALLADLLIGLLETRLKVK, encoded by the coding sequence ATGAAAGACTTTTTCTTGATTAAGTATGCCCCAGAAATTTTACAGCACACGCTGGAACATTTATTTTTGGTAGGCATTGCCATTACAATTGCCACACTTGTTGGCATTCCGTTAGGTATTTTAATTACCCGTCAAACTCATTTGCGTCAACCCATTCTGGGTATTGCTAATGTACTGCAAACCATTCCAAGTTTGGCATTATTTGGTTTACTAATTCCTGTCCCAATTATTGGTGGAATTGGTGTTATTCCAGCTATTGTTGCGTTGACTTTATATTCGTTCCTCCCAATAATTCGCAATACTTACACAGGCATTACCAGTGTAGATCCAGCAATTATCGAAGCTGGGAGAGGTATGGGAATGACTGACCAAGAATTATTATTACAAGTCGAAATTCCCTTAGCAATGAGTGTAATTTTAGCAGGTGTGAGAGTTGCCGCAGTGATAGGTATTGGTATTGCCACAATTGCGGCTGCTATTGGTGCTGGTGGTTTAGGCGTGTTTATTTTTCGCGGCATTGCGGTAGTAAATAATGATTTAATTTTAGCTGGGGCAGTACCAGCAGCCGTGATTGCTTTACTGGCAGATTTGTTAATTGGGTTGTTGGAAACCAGATTAAAAGTTAAATAA
- a CDS encoding ATP-binding cassette domain-containing protein, whose protein sequence is MSQNRSIAVEFRDVSFSRNRRNLVSNLNFSIHQGEALILLGRSGSGKTTTMKLINRLFTPTTGEVVFDGTPTSQWDEIKLRRKIGYVIQETGLFPHFTVERNVGLVPSLEGWKPKQIKTRVYELLQLVGLDPVQFAGRYPHQLSGGQRQRVGVARALAADPPVLLMDEPFGALDPITRLELQQEFRRLQQELGKTVVFVTHDIQEAFVLASRIGLMYDGELVVLGTKEEFLRSQHPESLAFLQCLRSLQDSL, encoded by the coding sequence ATGTCGCAAAATCGCTCAATTGCTGTTGAATTCCGCGATGTCAGCTTTAGCCGTAACCGTCGCAATTTAGTATCAAATCTTAATTTTTCGATTCATCAAGGAGAAGCATTAATATTACTTGGACGCAGTGGTAGCGGTAAAACTACCACTATGAAATTAATTAACCGTCTGTTTACGCCAACAACAGGTGAAGTCGTATTTGATGGAACTCCGACAAGTCAATGGGATGAAATTAAACTGCGCCGCAAAATTGGTTATGTAATTCAAGAAACTGGTTTATTTCCTCATTTCACTGTAGAACGTAATGTTGGTTTAGTTCCTAGTTTAGAAGGTTGGAAACCGAAACAAATTAAAACAAGAGTTTATGAATTGTTGCAATTGGTAGGTTTAGATCCTGTGCAGTTTGCAGGGCGTTATCCCCATCAACTTTCAGGGGGACAAAGACAAAGGGTAGGGGTAGCCAGGGCGTTAGCCGCAGATCCTCCAGTTTTGTTGATGGATGAGCCTTTTGGCGCACTCGACCCCATTACGCGCTTAGAATTGCAACAGGAGTTTCGGCGGTTACAGCAAGAACTCGGTAAGACGGTGGTGTTTGTGACCCATGATATCCAAGAAGCGTTTGTCTTAGCTTCTCGAATTGGATTAATGTATGACGGAGAACTGGTAGTATTAGGTACAAAGGAGGAGTTTCTGCGATCGCAACATCCAGAAAGCCTAGCGTTTCTTCAATGTCTGCGTTCTCTGCAAGACAGTTTATGA
- a CDS encoding WecB/TagA/CpsF family glycosyltransferase, translating to MLQVTDIDKQYYILGMKLSVSNYEYVTQLVIKWAKARQSRYICLANVHMVMEAYDSAKFRQLVNSADLVAPDGKPLSWSLQALGVINQQQVCGRELTLHICKAASFSRIPIGFYGSSKEVLKALITKMQQRYPDLDIAYAYSPPYYPLTLEEKNVVIEEIKASGTRILFVGLGCPKQERWMAQHKNQVPAVMLGIGAAFDVLAGAKPQVPGWMQKLGLEWLFRLCLEPRRLWYRNFRHSPRFVIFFALEILKLLLLSLCILAPEVDLKLQESPLKIMQHKKL from the coding sequence ATGCTACAAGTCACAGATATAGACAAGCAGTACTATATTCTCGGAATGAAGCTATCTGTATCTAATTATGAATATGTTACTCAGTTAGTCATCAAATGGGCTAAAGCAAGGCAGTCAAGATATATATGTCTAGCTAATGTACATATGGTAATGGAAGCTTACGACTCTGCTAAATTTCGTCAGCTTGTGAATTCCGCAGATTTGGTAGCTCCAGATGGTAAACCATTAAGTTGGAGTCTACAAGCTTTAGGTGTAATCAATCAGCAACAAGTTTGTGGTAGAGAACTTACACTGCATATATGTAAAGCAGCATCATTCAGCAGAATACCTATCGGTTTCTATGGGAGCAGTAAAGAAGTTTTGAAGGCTTTGATAACAAAGATGCAACAGCGTTATCCAGATTTAGATATTGCCTATGCTTATTCACCCCCTTACTATCCTCTTACTTTAGAAGAGAAGAATGTCGTAATTGAAGAGATTAAGGCTTCAGGAACACGAATTCTGTTTGTCGGATTAGGATGTCCTAAACAAGAGCGTTGGATGGCTCAGCATAAAAATCAAGTTCCTGCGGTTATGTTAGGAATTGGAGCAGCCTTTGATGTCCTTGCAGGAGCTAAACCGCAGGTTCCTGGTTGGATGCAAAAGTTGGGTTTAGAGTGGCTTTTTCGGCTGTGTTTGGAACCTCGACGATTGTGGTATAGAAACTTTAGACATAGCCCTAGATTTGTAATATTTTTTGCTTTAGAAATATTGAAATTACTATTACTATCTTTATGTATACTTGCGCCAGAAGTTGATTTGAAATTACAAGAATCACCCTTAAAAATAATGCAACATAAAAAATTATAG
- a CDS encoding DUF3473 domain-containing protein, protein MGQAAFDNRHLVKQVAQSGHEIACHGWFHEYVYSMSPQKFRKDTKRAQEFLADLTGKPIIAYRAPYFSITRKSLWALDILAELGFHYDSSIFPTNNWRYGIPDYEPKIQEIHTPAGSIYEIPLSIRPILGHNIPISGGAYFRLYPYALTKSNFLRAERNNCSVIFYIHPWELDPDHPPVSLSWKEQLTHNINLRSTNIKLQQLLLDFSFVTLSEVLNNHLSNHHQSKALIGFD, encoded by the coding sequence CTGGGACAGGCAGCATTCGATAACCGACATCTTGTTAAGCAAGTAGCACAATCAGGCCATGAAATTGCTTGCCACGGCTGGTTCCACGAATATGTGTACAGTATGTCTCCTCAAAAATTCAGAAAAGATACTAAACGCGCCCAGGAATTTCTAGCCGACTTGACGGGAAAACCCATAATTGCTTACCGCGCACCTTATTTCTCAATTACCCGCAAATCACTTTGGGCGTTGGATATTCTTGCGGAACTGGGATTTCATTACGACTCCAGTATTTTTCCCACCAACAATTGGCGCTACGGAATACCAGATTATGAACCCAAAATACAAGAAATTCACACGCCCGCAGGTTCAATTTATGAAATACCACTTTCCATTCGACCAATACTGGGACACAATATCCCAATAAGTGGCGGAGCTTACTTTCGTCTTTATCCGTATGCTCTAACAAAATCTAATTTTTTGAGAGCAGAGCGTAACAATTGTTCTGTAATATTTTACATTCATCCGTGGGAATTAGATCCGGATCACCCACCAGTCTCACTCTCTTGGAAAGAACAACTCACGCATAACATTAATCTTCGCTCTACAAACATTAAACTACAACAATTATTGCTTGATTTTTCCTTTGTGACTTTAAGTGAAGTTTTAAATAATCATTTGAGCAATCATCATCAATCAAAAGCATTAATTGGTTTCGATTAA
- a CDS encoding NAD(P)-binding protein: MNIKQSNSKHIYILGAGPAGLASAYTLTKQDESVVVVDKDSQVGGLSKSIVYQGFILDYGAHYLCTSPQPVLELFNEILGSNKVNINTLIRVYWRKKILKLPSENS, translated from the coding sequence ATGAATATCAAACAGAGCAATTCAAAACATATTTATATTTTGGGAGCAGGCCCAGCAGGTTTAGCATCTGCCTATACATTGACAAAACAAGATGAGTCTGTAGTTGTTGTAGATAAAGATTCTCAGGTTGGAGGACTGTCTAAAAGTATTGTTTATCAAGGTTTCATTTTAGATTATGGAGCGCATTATTTATGTACAAGTCCTCAGCCTGTATTAGAACTTTTTAACGAAATATTAGGCTCTAATAAAGTAAATATTAATACCTTAATTAGGGTATACTGGCGAAAAAAAATTCTTAAGTTACCCTCCGAAAATTCATGA